The following is a genomic window from Hymenobacter sp. APR13.
CACCCTGTAAACGAAATGCTGCTGCACGTTGACTTCCTGGAGCTGCAGGAAGGCAAAGAAGTGAAGATGGACGTGCCTGTGAAGTACGTAGGCGTTTCGCCAGGCGTACTGGCCGGTGGCAAGCTGGTGAGCAAGCTGCGCAAAATCCGCGTACGTGCTACCCCCGAAAACCTGCCCGAATTCGTAGAAGTAGACATCTCGGAGCTGGGCCTCGGCAAGTCGATCAAGGTGAGCAAAGTTGTGCCAAACAACTACACCATCCTGACCAACGAGCAGGCTCCTATTGCTACCGTGGCCATCCCACGTGCCCTGAAAGGCCAGATGTCGGCCGACAAATAAGGATCACGGATTGGCACGGATGTAAGCGAATTTCACGGATTTTGTGGACGACGCGGCATACCTGCCTTTCCAACCCAAAAAGCCGTCCTGCTCGCAGGGCGGCTTTTTTTTGTGTGCGTTGAGGGCCGGGCCAGCAGAATATTGCTGTTCCGGCTGCGCAACTTTGCATCCGTGAAATCCGAAGAATCCGTCTAAATCCGTGATATGAAGTTTCTTGTGCTGTGCCTGGGCAACATCGGGCCGGAATACGCCGATACGCGCCACAACGTGGGCTTTATGGTGGGCGACTACCTGGCCCGCAAACACGACGCCGCGCCCTGGCAGCTGGGCCGCCATGCCTTCACCACCGAAATCAAGCACAAGGGCCACACCTACGTGCTGGTGAAGCCCACCACCTACATGAACCTGAGCGGCAAGGCGGCGGCCCACTGGCTGAGCACACTCAAGCTCACCAAGGAAAACATGGTAGTCGTCACCGACGACCTGGCCCTCCCCTTCGGCAAACTGCGGCTGAAAGCCAAAGGCTCGGCCGGCGGCCAGAACGGCCTCAAGCACATCCAGGAAACCCTGGGCTCTGACGAGTACGCCCGCCTGCGCTTCGGCATCGACTCTAGCTTCTCCAAAGGCCGCCAGGTGGATTACGTGCTCAGCCCCTTCTCCGCCGATGAAAACATCGATCTGGAAGGCCGCCTGGAAAAAGCCGCCGAAGCTGTGCTGGCTTTTGGCGCTATGGGCGTAGAGCGGGCCATGAACGTGGTGAACGTGAAGTAAACCTCGCATTCAGGCCATCCTGTAAAAGCAGAACGTCATTCAGAGCGAAGCGAAGAATCTCGCTAGAGGGTAATCAATCGATATACCCTCTAGCGAGATTCTTCGCTTCGCTCTGAATGACGTTCTATTGTTATCGGGTAGCGGCTTACGCCACTCCCGAACCCGGCCGCACGGAGCTGCTGGGCTGCATGAGGCTGAGCACGCCGTCGGCGTTTTCGGCCATCAGGAGCATGCCCTGGCTTTGGATGCCTTTGATTTCGCGGGGGGCGAGGTTGAGCAGCACCTGCACCTGCTGGCCGATGAGGGCCTCGGGCAGGAAGTGCTCAGCAATGCCTGATACGATGGTGCGGGGCTCATCGAAACCGAGGTCTACGCTGAGCTTGAGCAGCTTTTTGGTTTTGGCGACCTTCTCGGCGGCCACGATGGTGCCGATGCGCAGATCCATCTGCTGGAACTGCTCGAAGCTCA
Proteins encoded in this region:
- a CDS encoding 50S ribosomal protein L25/general stress protein Ctc; its protein translation is MKSLEIVGFKRANLGKKDAKAIRLESYVPCVLYGGKEQVHFSAPAILFRELLYTPEVHIVDLNVEGTHYSAIVQDAQFHPVNEMLLHVDFLELQEGKEVKMDVPVKYVGVSPGVLAGGKLVSKLRKIRVRATPENLPEFVEVDISELGLGKSIKVSKVVPNNYTILTNEQAPIATVAIPRALKGQMSADK
- the pth gene encoding aminoacyl-tRNA hydrolase gives rise to the protein MKFLVLCLGNIGPEYADTRHNVGFMVGDYLARKHDAAPWQLGRHAFTTEIKHKGHTYVLVKPTTYMNLSGKAAAHWLSTLKLTKENMVVVTDDLALPFGKLRLKAKGSAGGQNGLKHIQETLGSDEYARLRFGIDSSFSKGRQVDYVLSPFSADENIDLEGRLEKAAEAVLAFGAMGVERAMNVVNVK